The following coding sequences are from one Leguminivora glycinivorella isolate SPB_JAAS2020 chromosome 7, LegGlyc_1.1, whole genome shotgun sequence window:
- the LOC125227951 gene encoding eukaryotic translation initiation factor 3 subunit D-like — translation MKRLLLLYFVFVVIANAHCRGGGRGGGGRGGGRGGGGIFGSIWGKSSSRHTYPGSNGYSGFGPGGSHGYPSSNGLSGLIKQPGFRYGQRFGSYRFSVPRLPRVPSYYTVPQYVYVNQYRQSSSRFNNLLIGLTMYNMGRSHVGYHHYYHDSYYRRNNSASKNADHAVTSTSAEEKANEDKDDATCLMRVREDEKEEVLKIPCAIVTTFADGTRKLPYASDTTTVVCVNSSVANLTSEEHVDTDDNVNTTEANTVAPNKMICKSTIKSVDPLSVTGSPLNATSMNCTVEIWTREEVISNEVDCEILLKYAKMPVPQNKDAIIMPPRSELKEMLEHPPWWSALFFAI, via the coding sequence ATGAAACGTTTGTTATTGTTGTATTTCGTGTTCGTTGTTATTGCAAATGCACATTGCAGAGGTGGTGGAAGAGGCGGGGGTGGTCGAGGTGGCGGTCGCGGAGGAGGCGGTATATTCGGCAGCATTTGGGGGAAAAGTTCTTCCCGACACACTTATCCCGGGTCTAATGGATATTCTGGTTTTGGACCCGGAGGCTCGCATGGCTACCCTTCTTCCAACGGCCTCTCCGGACTCATCAAACAACCCGGTTTCAGATACGGACAAAGATTCGGATCGTACAGGTTTTCTGTACCGAGACTACCGAGAGTGCCCTCCTATTACACGGTCCCACAGTACGTATACGTGAACCAATACCGACAGTCGAGTAGCCGATTTAACAATCTCCTTATTGGCTTAACAATGTATAATATGGGGCGCTCACACGTGGGTTACCATCACTACTATCACGACAGCTACTACAGACGCAACAATTCGGCTTCAAAAAACGCGGACCATGCTGTCACTTCAACTTCAGCTGAAGAAAAGGCTAATGAAGATAAAGATGATGCAACCTGTCTTATGAGAGTTAGAGAGGACGAAAAAGAAGAAGTGTTAAAGATTCCCTGTGCTATAGTGACGACATTTGCTGACGGTACGCGGAAATTACCTTATGCTAGTGATACGACAACCGTCGTGTGTGTTAATTCATCAGTGGCTAATTTAACATCAGAAGAGCATGTGGATACCGATGACAATGTGAACACGACTGAAGCGAACACAGTTGCGCCAAACAAAATGATTTGTAAATCTACTATAAAATCTGTTGATCCTTTGTCAGTGACTGGTTCGCCGTTGAACGCAACTAGTATGAATTGTACGGTGGAGATCTGGACTCGCGAAGAAGTGATTAGCAATGAAGTCGACTGTGAAATTCTGTTGAAGTATGCGAAGATGCCGGTGCCTCAGAATAAGGATGCCATTATTATGCCCCCGCGATCAGAACTGAAGGAAATGTTGGAACATCCGCCGTGGTGGTCGGCTCTTTTTTTCGCTATTTGA
- the LOC125227948 gene encoding uncharacterized protein LOC125227948, translating into MQQQMLMLQEQVKNVTSSEVKSRVSVPWPQPLEVDNGDPYENLVFFKSRWEDYCLATGMSTWPSEKDVTKAGLLLSAIGSKAMKKYMDFGLSEAEKMSENAIFAKIEKTIFLKTNIIYSRYLFNMKNQKAEESFDDYLLALKKLAKRCNYKEFEDEILRDRIVVGIKDGEVIKELLKKQDLTLETAINICRASEDASAQVADLQKAEPVNKITKNNKPFNSDTPKKCRFCGGVHVYQKKLCPAWGQRCEECGGRNHFKKVCKKRGTIKEIQEDSDSSVIIAEVRYNEESGHAEAPLLFHIGDKKHKIYCALDTGAAVSVMGAEYYKSLTGHKDLSALTPPLRSLKAFNGTPIINLGKASFIVTRKNKDYKLNFHIVNVKHEPLLSEKACLALGIIKYCDEVLTELDRSKAEQIMKQYEDVFEGYGSLPGEVSLVLDESIPAHIQPARRVPVALKEKLRTELAQLEADGIIVKETQHTDWVAPSPIRALFIARDLPATTHQSP; encoded by the exons ATGCAGCAGCAAATGCTCATGCTGCAAGAGCAAGTAAAAAATGTCACTTCTTCGGAGGTCAAAAGTCGCGTGTCCGTGCCCTGGCCGCAACCTTTAGAGGTAGATAATGGCGATCCTTACGAAAATCTTGTCTTCTTTAAGAGCCGATGGGAAGATTATTGCCTGGCTACGGGTATGAGTACCTGGCCTTCAGAAAAAGATGTCACAAAAGCGGGTCTTCTCCTGAGCGCTATAGGAAGTAAAGCCATGAAAAAATACATGGATTTTGGATTGTCTGAGGCGGAAAAGATGAGTGAAAATGCCATATTTGCTAAAATTGAAAAGACAATATTTCTTAAAACCAACATAATATACTCAAGgtatttatttaacatgaaAAACCAGAAGGCGGAAGAAAGCTTTGATGACTATTTACTGGCCCTAAAGAAACTAGCTAAGAGATGTAATTATAAGGAGTTTGAAGACGAAATTTTAAGAGACAGAATCGTGGTAGGAATAAAGGATGGTGAAGTCATAAAAGAGCTATTGAAAAAGCAAGACCTAACGTTAGAAACAGCCATAAATATTTGTCGTGCTTCTGAGGATGCTTCTGCTCAAGTTGCTGATTTACAGAAAGCAGAACCGGTCAACAAAATTACTAAGAACAATAAGCCTTTTAATAGTGACACACCTAAAAAGTGTAGATTTTGTGGAGGTGTTCATGTCTACCAAAAGAAATTATGCCCTGCCTGGGGACAGCGTTGTGAAGAATGTGGTGGCCGAAACCATTTTAAGAAGGTTTGCAAGAAGCGTGGAACTATAAAAGAAATACAAGAAGACTCAGATAGCAGTGTCATCATAGCTGAAGTAAGGTACAATGAAGAGTCAGGCCATGCTGAAGCACCACTTTTGTTTCATATTGgtgataaaaaacataaaatatactgTGCTCTGGACACAGGAGCGGCAGTTAGTGTGATGGGGGcagaatattataaaagtttaacAGGTCATAAGGACTTATCAGCTTTAACTCCGCCGTTGAGAAGTTTGAAAGCATTTAATGGTACTCCCATTATTAACTTGGGAAAAGCATCCTTTATAGTTACCAGGAAGAATAAAGATTACAAATTAAACTTTCACATTGTTAATGTTAAACATGAACCACTCTTGTCAGAGAAAGCTTGTTTAGCTCTGGGCATTATAAAATACTGTGATGAAGTATTAACAGAGTTGGACCGTTCTAAGGCAGAGCAAATTATGAAACAATATGAAGATGTCTTCGAGGGTTATGGCAGCCTTCCAGGGGAAGTTTCATTGGTGCTGGATGAATCGATTCCTGCCCATATTCAGCCTGCACGTCGAGTTCCAGTTgctttaaaagaaaaattaagaACTGAACTGGCACAGCTAGAAGCCGACGGTATCATAGTAAAGGAGACACAGCACACTGATTGG GTGGCTCCGTCTCCCATTCGGGCTCTCTTCATCGCCAGAGATCTTCCAGCAACAACTCACCAGTCTCCTTAA